The DNA window TTCGTAAATTAAATTCAGGATCGTTTGCGCCAATTCTTGTAAAGAATAATTCGTCCTTATTATTAGTTATAGAAGTTAAGGTATAAAACTTACGATTGTGTAACCAAGAAAACTTACTGTTTTCATTTGAAGCTTTTGCAGAACCTTCAACAAATAGATGTTGGTAACCATTTTTTGTTCCTAAAGCTTTTTGAACTTTAGGAGTTTGATAATCAAAATTAGTTTTTAAAACTTGTCCGAAAAAGTAATATGGAAAATCATACTGATTGGCTTTGTTAGACATTATCTTCATAATATCTAACATATAAGGCTTTTCGAAATCTTCATCTTTAATGATTGCCATAGTACGAAGCATCTCTGTTCCTGGATAAGCATTTGTTTCTTTTGCGCTTACAACTTGAACAGCTTCATTTTCAGAAGAAAAATAATTAAGCACTGAATGATGCTGACTCCCTATTTCGTATTTCCCGTTAAAATGAGACGTTTCATTTTGTGTTACTGTATTATGAGCAATCGTTTGTTTTGCCCACGTTTTATTTTCTTTCAAATAATTTCCACCACCTTTTTGTTCAATATTTACAAAACGTGCTAAACCATAATCTTGAATAACTTCTTCACCTTTTTCATATAACGAATATGATAACTTATCATAATGTCCATGACTAGATCCTTGAGCCGCATACTTAAAGACCAATTCTAAATTTTCATTTCTCAAAATACCAACTCCACCCTGTGTTCCATTTGGTCCATCGGATAAGTTGATTGATTTTTTTTCAAAATGCATTTCTTTTCCATTTTTAATTCCTAGTGCAACAGCCAAACCAGAATCATCTAATAAAACACGATCTTGTTCTTTTGCTATACTTAATAAACCTGCATCCTGATCTCCAAAATGATACGAAATATCTACAGCAGTGACTAAGGCACTTGTGTAATAGGACATTCCTTTTTGACCATCATTAAGTGGAAAAAAATCGCCATCAGCATCAGACAAGTTTAATAATGCATTAATTGATTTTAGAAGCACACCTTCTTTGTATTCAAAAATCTTTACATCTGGTCTAACATTATGCAATCCTTCAGCAAAAATTAAAAAAGGATACATCGCGTAACGTTGATAATAAGGTCCTTCATTATAATAACCATCTGGTGAAAACGGTTCTTCTATATTCGCTAAAAAACCTGCCTTTCCATCTTTATTTAAAAAGCCACCATCATCATCTTTAGCGGTTTTGTCTAAATCCACTCCTTTAATTCCGTATAAAGCACGATCAATTAATTCCTGATCATTCATCACCAAACCTATCATACCAACAGCTGCATTTCCCCAAGTACTATGGTTATGAACTCTTTGGTAAAATTGCGGACTGTCAATTG is part of the Psychroserpens ponticola genome and encodes:
- a CDS encoding alginate lyase family protein yields the protein MIITKNFILKFALVAIVFTAFSCKRENVADTNNKSERATSEAHPKLILTAQGVKEIREQLGNIPIFDNTLKAVQDEIDAEIASGIETPIPVDYSGGYTHARHKRNFVVLQKAGVLYQILEDEKYAKYVKDMLMQYEEMYKTLPLHPKTRSYARGKLFWQCLNDSNWLVYVSQAYDCIYNYLSEEERNKLETNLFRPFADHISIDSPQFYQRVHNHSTWGNAAVGMIGLVMNDQELIDRALYGIKGVDLDKTAKDDDGGFLNKDGKAGFLANIEEPFSPDGYYNEGPYYQRYAMYPFLIFAEGLHNVRPDVKIFEYKEGVLLKSINALLNLSDADGDFFPLNDGQKGMSYYTSALVTAVDISYHFGDQDAGLLSIAKEQDRVLLDDSGLAVALGIKNGKEMHFEKKSINLSDGPNGTQGGVGILRNENLELVFKYAAQGSSHGHYDKLSYSLYEKGEEVIQDYGLARFVNIEQKGGGNYLKENKTWAKQTIAHNTVTQNETSHFNGKYEIGSQHHSVLNYFSSENEAVQVVSAKETNAYPGTEMLRTMAIIKDEDFEKPYMLDIMKIMSNKANQYDFPYYFFGQVLKTNFDYQTPKVQKALGTKNGYQHLFVEGSAKASNENSKFSWLHNRKFYTLTSITNNKDELFFTRIGANDPEFNLRRDPALLLRRKNTKNTLFVSTIESHGSYSPVTESAFNSNSNIQGLKVILDTVDYTAISITTVKGNTKLFITANTKASKEVIHNLKIDNKNYEWSGSYYFK